One window of the Kosakonia cowanii JCM 10956 = DSM 18146 genome contains the following:
- a CDS encoding VOC family protein, protein MKEIDVGFTHVAFVVRELDKSIAFYERYAGLSVVHRREPDVPDARKVAWLSDHTRPFALVLVQADKVTDTPLGHFGHLGVACADREEIDRKTCMARAEGVLRKDPEDAGEPVGYYVFFADPDGNTLELSYGQQVGLEAIRRRAFT, encoded by the coding sequence ATGAAAGAGATAGATGTTGGTTTTACGCACGTTGCTTTTGTCGTAAGAGAATTAGATAAAAGTATTGCGTTTTATGAGCGCTATGCCGGTTTGTCTGTTGTCCACCGGCGCGAACCCGATGTTCCGGATGCCCGTAAAGTGGCATGGCTAAGCGATCACACCCGCCCATTTGCGCTGGTTTTAGTTCAGGCAGACAAAGTGACTGATACCCCGTTGGGTCATTTCGGTCATCTGGGCGTTGCCTGTGCCGACCGCGAAGAAATTGACAGGAAAACATGTATGGCCCGGGCTGAGGGCGTGTTACGCAAAGACCCTGAAGATGCCGGAGAACCTGTGGGTTATTACGTTTTCTTCGCAGACCCTGATGGTAATACTCTGGAGCTTTCTTATGGACAGCAGGTTGGTCTTGAAGCAATCCGACGTCGTGCTTTCACATAA
- a CDS encoding LysE family translocator: MPDYVHFLTFGLVALGMVLTPGPNMIYLISRSICQGKRAGLISLSGIALGFVFYMLCAALGITAFVLAIPYAYDLLRFGGAAYLLYLAWYALRPGGKSAFCVKDLPIDTPTKLFMMGFITNVANPKIAIMYLSLLPQFIQPGHGSLLGQSLALGCVQIAISLMVNGMIVMVAGSIAGFLSGRPAWIKIQRWLMGTVLAGLALKIAFEAKR, encoded by the coding sequence ATGCCTGATTACGTACATTTTCTTACGTTTGGCCTGGTTGCGTTAGGAATGGTATTAACTCCCGGCCCAAACATGATCTATTTAATTTCTCGCTCCATTTGCCAGGGGAAACGTGCCGGGCTTATTTCCCTGAGTGGAATTGCGCTTGGCTTTGTATTTTATATGCTTTGCGCCGCACTGGGCATAACGGCATTTGTGCTTGCTATTCCTTATGCCTACGACTTACTTCGTTTTGGCGGCGCCGCTTACCTTCTTTATCTCGCCTGGTATGCTTTAAGGCCCGGTGGAAAATCCGCTTTTTGCGTTAAAGATTTGCCGATTGATACCCCTACCAAATTGTTCATGATGGGCTTCATTACTAACGTCGCTAATCCTAAAATCGCCATCATGTATTTGTCATTGCTTCCGCAGTTTATTCAACCGGGTCACGGCAGCCTTCTTGGTCAATCACTGGCGCTTGGATGTGTCCAGATAGCTATAAGCCTGATGGTAAATGGCATGATTGTCATGGTGGCAGGTTCAATAGCTGGTTTCCTTTCAGGTCGTCCTGCATGGATAAAAATACAACGTTGGTTAATGGGGACTGTACTGGCAGGGTTAGCCCTCAAGATTGCTTTCGAGGCAAAGAGATAG
- a CDS encoding EAL domain-containing protein, translating to MHSRMSCVSAILALGIATMLAGATFTWFQVMQSDLDNTDLAARKAVQANEQLIDEARSAATLARPYLSHACTQEVRTELGRLTIGIAHIRVISLFKRGEMTCSSWSGALAVKEDFPAGAGHTLMLLNDDYITPGVGVMVLRTDFPEGVITTSMATQPAAEALRLLSIHRSLSLRAGGMILTADNRLHPIVTENKRSHAVSSGRYPLRVEYDGSRAVPVTRIIREGYASLVMSALLGSLAAAGLWLSAFRRRTPYEELAVAIEKGELVPWYQPVIDSQAGTITGVEVLARIVKPDGTVITPDRFIPLAESSDLIIPLTRSLMVQAARELSVLLQPTELRWHVGINVTQAHVLAAGFIAECQAFVKAFGPDRIMLTVELTEREPFNNGTDMQRKIRELHDNGIAIALDDFGTGYANLEYISEVSVDIIKIDRTFVRRIGEGQAGERLLASVIEMASALNLQIVAEGIETKEQAAWLTARGIMWQQGYLYSPPVDFHHLVPLIRN from the coding sequence ATGCATTCACGCATGTCCTGCGTTTCAGCAATCCTCGCTCTGGGCATTGCCACCATGCTGGCCGGAGCCACCTTTACCTGGTTTCAGGTCATGCAGTCTGATCTCGACAATACAGACCTGGCAGCCAGAAAGGCTGTCCAGGCGAATGAGCAACTGATTGATGAAGCCCGAAGTGCAGCAACGCTTGCCAGGCCCTATCTGTCACATGCCTGTACTCAGGAAGTCCGGACAGAACTGGGCAGGCTGACGATTGGCATTGCGCATATCCGGGTCATAAGCCTTTTTAAACGCGGCGAGATGACCTGCTCATCATGGAGCGGAGCCCTGGCCGTAAAAGAGGATTTTCCCGCCGGAGCCGGCCACACCCTGATGTTGCTGAACGATGACTACATCACGCCTGGCGTGGGGGTGATGGTACTGCGTACGGATTTTCCCGAAGGGGTGATAACGACCAGCATGGCCACGCAGCCGGCTGCTGAAGCGTTACGACTTCTCAGCATCCATCGCTCACTGTCGCTGCGTGCTGGCGGCATGATCCTCACTGCAGATAACCGGCTACACCCCATCGTCACAGAGAATAAAAGATCCCATGCCGTCAGCTCAGGCCGTTATCCGCTGCGTGTGGAATATGACGGAAGTCGTGCCGTCCCGGTTACCAGGATTATACGTGAGGGCTACGCCTCCCTGGTCATGTCAGCACTGCTGGGGAGCCTGGCTGCGGCAGGACTCTGGCTGTCCGCATTCCGGCGCAGGACACCTTATGAGGAACTGGCCGTTGCGATTGAAAAAGGTGAGCTTGTGCCCTGGTACCAGCCTGTCATTGACTCTCAGGCAGGCACAATTACAGGGGTGGAGGTGCTTGCCAGGATTGTTAAACCTGATGGCACAGTAATAACCCCTGACCGTTTCATTCCCCTGGCTGAGAGTTCAGATCTGATTATCCCCCTCACGCGGAGTCTGATGGTACAGGCAGCCCGTGAACTGTCTGTGTTACTGCAGCCCACAGAGCTCCGCTGGCATGTCGGTATTAACGTGACTCAGGCACATGTACTTGCGGCAGGATTTATCGCTGAATGTCAGGCCTTCGTGAAGGCCTTTGGGCCGGACAGGATCATGCTGACGGTAGAGCTGACTGAGCGGGAACCCTTTAACAACGGTACGGATATGCAGAGAAAAATCAGAGAGTTGCACGACAATGGCATTGCGATTGCGCTGGACGACTTTGGTACGGGTTACGCGAATCTGGAGTACATCAGCGAAGTCAGCGTGGATATTATCAAGATTGACCGGACCTTTGTCAGGCGGATTGGAGAGGGTCAGGCTGGCGAGCGGCTTCTGGCCAGTGTGATTGAAATGGCCAGTGCACTAAATTTACAGATTGTGGCAGAAGGCATTGAGACGAAGGAGCAGGCAGCATGGCTGACCGCCCGGGGGATAATGTGGCAACAGGGTTATCTCTATTCTCCCCCTGTTGACTTTCATCATCTTGTGCCTCTGATCAGAAACTGA
- a CDS encoding DUF6386 family protein, whose amino-acid sequence MLKEFSVFTDTATLSVFDIDAVKHRVPDSPDWWTIEENEILEVNKGNIAFLGLGADGDYIVKVSESVEGEAGALNLHFPSGNVFIGAGEDTSGGDLEPDGSDVIEGETLSFAPGYYSMKYSRAGSVIELCFEPTRERYNSVEEPVRI is encoded by the coding sequence ATGTTAAAAGAATTCTCAGTATTCACTGACACTGCAACGCTTTCAGTATTTGACATTGATGCGGTTAAGCACAGAGTTCCTGATTCACCTGACTGGTGGACCATTGAGGAGAATGAGATCCTTGAAGTGAACAAGGGCAACATCGCTTTTCTTGGGTTGGGCGCTGATGGTGACTACATCGTTAAGGTGTCGGAATCTGTTGAAGGTGAAGCAGGTGCACTGAATTTGCACTTCCCGTCAGGCAACGTTTTTATCGGGGCAGGCGAGGACACGTCCGGAGGCGATCTGGAACCCGACGGATCTGATGTCATCGAAGGAGAAACCTTGAGCTTTGCGCCTGGCTACTACAGCATGAAATATTCTCGCGCAGGAAGTGTAATAGAACTTTGCTTTGAGCCGACCCGGGAAAGATATAATTCTGTAGAAGAGCCTGTACGGATATAA
- a CDS encoding DUF4440 domain-containing protein — translation MLLEKLRLLECSLHGERRNNREWLERLLHPEFLEITRSGVMVDRSETIASILNEKTASLIISSDFRLTEMGEGCVILHYRTFYADGSRPALRSSCWLYSDNGDWTLVFHQGTPAAGAV, via the coding sequence ATGCTTCTGGAAAAGCTCAGGTTGCTGGAATGCAGCCTTCACGGTGAAAGGCGAAACAATCGGGAGTGGCTTGAGCGGCTTCTCCATCCTGAATTCCTGGAAATAACACGTTCAGGCGTTATGGTTGACCGTTCAGAGACGATCGCGTCGATATTAAACGAGAAAACTGCATCGCTTATTATCAGCAGCGATTTTCGCCTCACAGAAATGGGGGAAGGTTGCGTCATACTTCACTACCGGACGTTTTATGCTGACGGCAGTCGTCCTGCATTGCGTTCTTCCTGCTGGCTGTATTCGGATAATGGTGACTGGACTCTGGTTTTTCATCAGGGAACGCCAGCTGCAGGCGCTGTGTAA